In a single window of the Acidobacteriota bacterium genome:
- a CDS encoding GNAT family N-acetyltransferase has translation MKHIILTTYPERDVETGWLAMLADADMATHYASPEYFNDRFVGAGERFAVLAEDEGKIVAALTGVAHGGYVLSGFAVRPQAAFLNGTECDAAFKCLLSGVRSLRSSAELTDIHLWQPVGGNVDSFEAQQATGADRIVMLDLRRGADELFKGFAERRRSQIRKVVKQGLVTVKDLETEQEVEQLYAIHCDWTAKKGIAADNEGDFRTLIGAKYRKTLIALHDGEVIAGTYFRYFPKGVVEYAANNSRQEFQRLHPNELLAWRGIEWACERGFRWFSMGASPPFLSRFGGEIWSTWRYRKDNTFLRLHANRERLSRIALQTYNSMPESLKRKIRSARTA, from the coding sequence ATGAAACACATCATCCTGACAACCTATCCGGAACGCGATGTCGAAACGGGCTGGCTGGCGATGCTTGCTGACGCGGATATGGCAACGCATTATGCCTCGCCGGAGTATTTCAATGACCGATTTGTCGGTGCCGGCGAGCGGTTCGCGGTGCTGGCGGAAGATGAGGGAAAGATCGTCGCGGCGTTGACGGGTGTTGCCCACGGCGGATACGTGTTGTCGGGCTTTGCCGTTCGGCCGCAGGCCGCGTTTCTCAACGGTACTGAATGCGATGCGGCGTTTAAATGCCTCCTCAGCGGTGTTCGCTCGCTAAGGTCGAGCGCCGAGCTTACTGACATACATCTTTGGCAGCCGGTTGGAGGTAACGTGGATTCCTTTGAAGCACAACAGGCGACCGGCGCGGACCGGATCGTAATGCTTGATCTGCGCCGAGGTGCCGATGAGCTTTTCAAGGGCTTTGCGGAACGCCGGCGTTCGCAGATACGAAAGGTAGTAAAACAAGGCCTTGTCACCGTAAAAGACCTTGAAACGGAACAGGAGGTAGAACAACTCTATGCCATCCACTGCGATTGGACGGCGAAAAAAGGCATTGCAGCCGACAACGAAGGAGATTTTCGCACCCTGATCGGAGCGAAATATCGAAAGACGCTGATCGCACTGCATGATGGCGAGGTTATTGCCGGCACATACTTTCGATATTTCCCAAAGGGCGTGGTCGAGTATGCCGCGAACAATTCGCGACAGGAGTTTCAGCGTTTGCACCCAAATGAACTGCTTGCCTGGCGCGGCATCGAATGGGCATGCGAACGCGGTTTTCGATGGTTCAGCATGGGGGCATCGCCTCCATTCCTCTCAAGATTCGGCGGTGAGATTTGGAGCACTTGGAGGTATCGAAAGGACAATACATTTCTGCGGCTGCATGCGAACCGCGAGCGGCTGAGCCGCATAGCCCTGCAGACCTACAATTCGATGCCGGAATCGCTGAAACGCAAGATCCGTTCAGCAAGAACTGCATAA
- a CDS encoding glycosyltransferase family 4 protein, translated as MKLRVVQLGPVPPPEGGVSRNVFAIRERLLIGGDYCTVIATTKGNAGSDVDGISFPRTPIQLVKVLRSAATDITHLHLGGEITPRVLALAAAVTMFGRGKKVLTMHSGGFPSSKTGRAASPATLAAAVFRRFDHVIAVNDEIATVFRRYGVDDYRLSVVPPYVLTRPREQVEMPAEISGFTKGHTPLFVAVGGLEPEYQPLLLIDAMRYIVDEHQNAGLVIVGGGSLREHAENAILEAGLADSVLLADSIEHDVVLKLIEQADVMLRITQFDGDAISVRESLFLGTPVIASRTGLRPEGVHLIDDHEPESIAAAVSEVMSVPPRHQDAAPQADQIAAIIGLYRKLATTQDS; from the coding sequence ATGAAACTTCGTGTCGTGCAGCTTGGTCCTGTTCCACCGCCGGAAGGCGGCGTGAGCAGAAACGTGTTTGCGATACGTGAACGGCTGTTGATCGGCGGCGATTACTGTACTGTTATCGCGACGACAAAAGGTAATGCAGGGTCAGATGTTGACGGGATCTCTTTTCCCCGTACTCCAATTCAACTGGTCAAAGTGCTCCGATCCGCCGCAACCGACATCACACATCTGCACCTCGGCGGCGAGATAACTCCGCGTGTGCTCGCTCTCGCGGCCGCGGTTACGATGTTCGGGCGCGGAAAGAAAGTGCTGACCATGCACTCCGGCGGTTTCCCGAGTTCGAAGACCGGACGTGCGGCATCGCCGGCAACTTTAGCCGCAGCCGTCTTCAGGCGGTTCGATCACGTCATTGCGGTCAATGACGAGATCGCGACAGTGTTCCGCCGTTACGGTGTCGATGACTATAGGCTGTCAGTGGTCCCGCCCTATGTGCTGACGCGTCCAAGGGAACAGGTTGAGATGCCGGCCGAGATCTCCGGCTTTACGAAAGGCCACACGCCGCTGTTTGTTGCCGTTGGCGGTCTAGAACCTGAATATCAGCCGTTGCTCCTGATCGATGCGATGCGGTATATCGTAGATGAGCATCAGAATGCGGGGCTTGTCATTGTAGGCGGCGGTTCGCTTCGGGAGCACGCCGAAAATGCGATCCTTGAGGCCGGTCTTGCGGACAGCGTTTTGCTGGCGGACTCGATCGAGCACGATGTTGTATTGAAGCTCATAGAACAAGCTGACGTGATGCTTCGAATTACGCAGTTTGACGGCGATGCGATCTCTGTTCGCGAATCGCTTTTCCTCGGCACACCGGTAATTGCATCAAGAACCGGACTTCGTCCCGAAGGCGTTCACCTCATCGACGATCACGAACCGGAGTCCATCGCCGCCGCTGTCAGTGAGGTCATGTCAGTCCCGCCGAGACATCAAGATGCAGCTCCGCAGGCCGATCAAATCGCCGCTATTATTGGGCTTTACAGAAAGTTGGCAACAACACAAGACAGCTAG
- a CDS encoding class I SAM-dependent methyltransferase: protein MTENLEIAEQHGREVAAGERFEFGKNWAAFLSVLDDERIQTAVESLKEMLECDSLAGRSFLDIGSGSGLFSLAARKLGARVHSLDFDTNSVACTKELRRRYFDGDGDWTIEQASALDAEHLKRLGSFDVVYSWGVLHHTGEMWRALENASIPTRPGGKLFIAIYNDTGSQAARWHWIKKTYCRAAERAQNTFCRGGDTAGRTKAANILAAAAQTAGVFIFMDAI, encoded by the coding sequence ATGACAGAGAATTTAGAGATCGCCGAGCAGCACGGCCGCGAAGTGGCGGCCGGTGAACGCTTTGAATTCGGCAAGAACTGGGCTGCATTCCTGAGCGTGCTTGACGATGAGCGAATACAGACCGCAGTTGAATCGCTAAAGGAAATGCTTGAATGCGATAGCCTTGCGGGCAGATCGTTTCTCGACATCGGTTCGGGGAGCGGGCTGTTCTCGCTCGCGGCGAGGAAATTGGGTGCGCGAGTGCATTCGCTGGATTTTGATACGAATTCCGTTGCGTGTACGAAGGAATTGCGGCGGCGATATTTCGACGGGGACGGCGATTGGACGATCGAGCAGGCGTCTGCTCTTGACGCCGAGCATTTGAAACGGTTAGGCAGCTTTGATGTCGTCTATTCCTGGGGCGTTTTGCATCACACGGGTGAGATGTGGCGAGCGCTGGAAAATGCGTCGATCCCGACGCGGCCCGGCGGAAAATTATTTATCGCGATCTATAACGACACAGGTTCGCAAGCCGCTCGTTGGCATTGGATCAAGAAAACATACTGCCGGGCTGCCGAGCGTGCTCAAAACACCTTTTGCCGCGGCGGTGATACTGCCGGACGAACTAAAGCGGCTAACATCCTCGCTGCTGCGGCTCAAACCGCAGGAGTATTTATATTCATGGACGCGATATAA
- a CDS encoding oligosaccharide flippase family protein, with protein MFKQEEKKRSLREQSVWLLAAKLVGFSLSFALPLIIVRNLALESVGHYREAFQVITNAVVILPLGFSMSAYYFLAREKERRPAAILNILIFNFVVGGLACLLLFLYPQIIGNIFHSEELTRLAPLIGVVIWIWIFSTFLEMVAIANQEARVATVFIISAQFSKTLLMGTAIICFASVEALIYAAMFQGILQTIILIWYLRTRFPGFLCSFDPAFFWEQMRYAIPFGLTGILWMAQYDIHNYFVGYQFTSAEFAIYAYGCFEVPLIAMLSESVSSVLIPKMNELQQKGDRDEMIRLTARAMQKLALVYFPIYVFLFITARTFITTLFTQQFEMSASIFAINITLLPFAILITDPVVRSFKELGRIFLVTRIIILTAMISVLYFSIGNVTLTGVITIAVAAVLIEKVVAETLVIRKLELGVRHLHLLKPVIKTAFAALAAGIVTYFVYNGVHKYIQYAGENFIEDTFDIHALNILNFFGGSLVLLICGLIFAPVYLLIANRLDLIEESEKSVIRRFWNSVFSRDRSAGVVETQA; from the coding sequence ATGTTTAAACAAGAGGAAAAGAAGCGATCTTTAAGGGAACAAAGCGTTTGGCTGTTGGCGGCCAAGCTTGTCGGCTTTTCCCTTAGCTTTGCTCTCCCTCTCATAATCGTACGAAATCTTGCTCTTGAATCGGTCGGCCATTACCGCGAGGCATTTCAGGTCATTACTAATGCAGTAGTGATCCTTCCGCTGGGGTTTTCAATGAGCGCCTACTACTTTCTCGCGCGAGAGAAGGAAAGGCGGCCGGCGGCGATCCTCAATATACTCATCTTCAATTTTGTGGTCGGCGGACTGGCGTGTCTACTATTATTTCTCTATCCGCAGATCATAGGAAATATCTTTCACAGCGAGGAGCTCACACGGCTGGCACCGCTGATCGGCGTCGTCATTTGGATCTGGATATTCTCGACGTTCCTGGAAATGGTCGCAATTGCGAATCAAGAGGCTCGCGTTGCGACTGTTTTCATTATTTCGGCACAGTTCTCAAAAACGCTGCTGATGGGAACGGCTATCATTTGTTTTGCTTCGGTCGAGGCCCTTATCTACGCGGCGATGTTCCAGGGGATCTTGCAGACCATCATTTTGATCTGGTACCTGCGAACGCGTTTTCCGGGGTTCCTCTGTTCGTTCGACCCTGCATTTTTCTGGGAGCAGATGCGTTATGCGATACCGTTCGGGCTGACCGGTATTTTGTGGATGGCTCAGTATGATATCCACAACTATTTTGTTGGTTATCAGTTCACATCTGCTGAATTCGCTATCTACGCATACGGCTGCTTCGAGGTTCCCCTAATAGCGATGTTGTCGGAATCGGTGTCTTCAGTACTCATTCCGAAGATGAACGAACTCCAGCAGAAGGGCGACCGCGATGAAATGATCCGGCTCACTGCACGTGCGATGCAGAAACTGGCGCTTGTTTACTTCCCGATATACGTATTCCTGTTCATCACGGCACGCACCTTCATAACGACACTCTTCACGCAGCAGTTTGAAATGAGTGCGTCTATTTTTGCGATCAACATCACGCTGCTGCCTTTCGCGATACTGATCACGGATCCGGTCGTAAGGTCGTTCAAGGAACTGGGCCGCATTTTCCTCGTAACGCGGATCATTATCCTCACCGCGATGATCTCGGTACTCTATTTTTCAATAGGCAACGTGACGCTTACCGGAGTGATAACGATAGCAGTTGCGGCCGTCCTTATTGAAAAGGTTGTTGCAGAAACGCTTGTGATCAGGAAGCTTGAGCTCGGCGTGAGGCATTTGCATCTGCTCAAACCGGTCATAAAGACCGCGTTCGCGGCACTCGCGGCAGGGATCGTCACTTATTTCGTTTACAATGGTGTTCACAAGTATATTCAGTATGCGGGCGAAAATTTCATTGAGGATACTTTCGATATTCACGCACTCAATATCCTGAATTTCTTCGGCGGCAGCCTAGTGCTGCTCATATGCGGACTTATCTTTGCTCCTGTTTACCTCTTGATCGCAAACAGGCTGGATCTTATTGAAGAAAGCGAAAAAAGCGTGATCAGGCGATTTTGGAATTCCGTGTTTTCACGTGATCGGTCCGCAGGAGTGGTAGAAACACAGGCGTAA
- a CDS encoding alginate lyase family protein, which produces MSRPFEKIKKIRSLDEVITRGGQVISAYAENRFGESGSMSNEEFIKRIDAGYFGRSPIIAESLWQRFFENGEKVFFPSIAVRGNSVANISSILDRADVHTNIIDKADRILSGRFDLLGYRNVYVGADIDWHRDPISQKRAPLQHWKEIDRIPASEVGDRKVIWELNRHQHFFILGAAYRLTGDERYANCFVEHLSSWVSQNPPGMGINWSSSLEVAFRSMSWIWAFHLFRDSESFTPNHFMDAANYLYRHGRHIEKYLSKYFSPNTHLTGEALGLYYLGTQFPYFRRAASWRKLASEILLAEAEKQIHSDGVYFEQSTWYQKYTVDIYTHFIILRSLQPSSGGYVSDSNLEERLGKAFDYLSTVAMPDGTTPLIGDDDGGRLLPLSSAAPNDFRGSIAVGSVLFSSGEMWACAGTEIEDLFWLLGEAGINTYRSLGASVPGMASRDFGVGGQYVMRDGSGALDNYLHIDCGEVGALSGGHGHADTLSITAALNGKCILVDPGTYTYHESKEMRDLFRSTAAHNTLTVDGRSSSEPGSTFGWHSRANATAEKWISQPRFDLFEGSHDGYRRLDDPVMHRRSVLFLKGDYWVIRDEADAQRVHEYDLHFHFDAGVDVSVSEDGSFVEGDGFKLHTFGDDGFWQQRESWVSRVHGNKKNAAYCRYSAAGVGKQEFFTFLFPVIGEAPNVSEVPVDFGRAFVVRTPNFTDLFIFADNQSESTDNGIFASNFRYSWARLSDNGQLPDEMLLIRGDSLSIGGMEIFAGQPLEFAHIRRLGKELYISTNEGLWTADIG; this is translated from the coding sequence ATGTCGAGACCGTTTGAGAAGATCAAAAAGATCCGAAGCCTTGACGAGGTGATCACTCGCGGAGGACAGGTCATTTCTGCCTATGCGGAGAACCGTTTCGGCGAAAGCGGCTCGATGTCCAACGAGGAATTCATCAAACGTATCGACGCCGGCTATTTTGGCAGGTCTCCGATAATTGCAGAGAGCCTTTGGCAGCGGTTCTTTGAGAACGGTGAAAAGGTCTTTTTCCCCTCCATCGCTGTTCGAGGCAATTCAGTTGCGAATATTTCGTCTATTCTTGACCGCGCGGACGTTCACACGAATATCATCGACAAGGCAGATCGGATCCTCAGCGGACGGTTCGACCTTTTGGGTTATCGGAACGTTTACGTCGGTGCTGACATTGACTGGCATCGCGACCCGATATCACAGAAACGCGCGCCGCTGCAGCATTGGAAAGAGATCGACCGAATTCCCGCCTCTGAGGTCGGCGACCGTAAGGTCATATGGGAGCTGAACCGGCATCAACACTTTTTCATTCTTGGTGCGGCCTATCGTCTTACCGGTGACGAAAGGTACGCGAATTGTTTTGTCGAGCACCTGTCATCGTGGGTGTCGCAGAATCCACCGGGAATGGGGATCAATTGGTCGAGCAGTCTGGAGGTCGCATTTCGCTCGATGTCGTGGATATGGGCGTTTCACCTATTCCGCGATTCCGAGAGTTTTACGCCTAATCATTTTATGGACGCGGCCAACTACCTCTATCGGCACGGCCGCCATATTGAAAAGTATCTTTCCAAATACTTCAGCCCGAATACGCACCTGACAGGTGAAGCTCTTGGACTGTATTACCTCGGCACACAGTTCCCGTATTTCCGAAGGGCAGCGTCGTGGAGGAAGCTCGCGAGTGAGATACTTCTCGCCGAGGCGGAAAAGCAGATCCATTCAGACGGTGTTTATTTCGAACAAAGCACGTGGTATCAGAAATACACCGTTGATATTTACACGCATTTCATCATTCTGCGATCGCTGCAGCCATCGTCAGGCGGGTACGTCTCGGACAGCAACTTGGAGGAACGGCTCGGCAAGGCATTTGACTATCTTTCGACGGTGGCGATGCCAGATGGCACAACGCCCCTGATCGGGGACGATGACGGAGGGCGATTACTTCCGCTGTCGTCTGCCGCACCGAACGATTTTCGGGGAAGCATTGCTGTGGGTTCGGTCTTATTCAGCAGCGGTGAGATGTGGGCGTGTGCGGGGACTGAGATCGAAGACCTGTTCTGGCTCTTAGGCGAGGCCGGTATAAACACTTACCGGTCGCTCGGTGCCTCAGTGCCCGGCATGGCGTCAAGGGATTTTGGTGTCGGCGGCCAATATGTGATGCGTGACGGATCAGGTGCATTGGATAACTATCTTCATATCGATTGCGGCGAGGTCGGGGCATTGTCCGGAGGTCACGGACACGCCGACACACTTTCTATTACCGCGGCGCTGAACGGAAAGTGTATCCTTGTTGATCCCGGGACCTACACATATCACGAATCAAAGGAAATGCGTGATCTGTTCCGTTCGACAGCCGCCCACAATACTTTGACTGTTGACGGCAGATCGTCGTCGGAGCCCGGAAGCACCTTCGGATGGCATTCGAGGGCGAACGCAACCGCTGAAAAATGGATCTCGCAGCCGCGTTTCGATCTATTCGAAGGAAGTCATGACGGATATCGACGTTTAGACGACCCTGTCATGCATCGCCGCAGTGTGCTTTTTCTGAAAGGCGATTACTGGGTCATTCGCGACGAGGCAGACGCCCAGCGAGTGCACGAGTACGATCTGCATTTTCATTTTGACGCGGGCGTAGATGTATCAGTATCGGAGGATGGGAGTTTTGTTGAAGGCGACGGATTCAAACTCCACACCTTTGGCGATGATGGGTTTTGGCAGCAGAGAGAAAGTTGGGTCTCGCGTGTTCACGGAAACAAGAAAAATGCCGCGTACTGCCGATATTCAGCCGCGGGCGTCGGTAAACAGGAATTTTTTACATTCTTGTTCCCTGTGATCGGCGAGGCGCCGAACGTCAGCGAGGTGCCGGTCGATTTTGGGCGTGCATTCGTTGTTAGAACCCCCAATTTCACAGACCTTTTCATCTTCGCAGACAACCAGTCTGAATCCACTGACAATGGTATTTTTGCATCAAATTTCCGCTACTCGTGGGCCCGTTTGTCTGACAACGGACAACTCCCTGACGAGATGCTGTTGATCCGCGGCGATTCGCTGAGCATAGGAGGAATGGAGATCTTCGCCGGGCAGCCGCTGGAATTCGCCCATATTCGACGGCTCGGAAAGGAGCTTTACATCTCAACCAACGAAGGCCTTTGGACGGCCGATATCGGATAG
- a CDS encoding glycosyltransferase — protein sequence MVKTGSEALRGRDILCFSHDWTGDPLSKTHLMRVLAKDNRILWVNAIANRMPTASSKDVSRIFKKLKGFTEPIREVEPNIFVLNPFAIPAYGSRLIVEWNRRTLIRQIKNAMAKLRMNDVVNMVFNPAAGMIARHIGEKELIYYCVDEYTAFTGSEALKDIEEKLFRDADLVVVSAEKLYKDKKKFNPNTHIIRHGTDWRHFRAAVDAAIEIPADVAHLARPIIGFHGLLADWVDYELIKRTAEHFSEGSVVLVGKIAVDAEEKVKILDGVPNVAFLGRKPYAELPAYCRSFDVAINPFVINDLTLAANPLKVREYLAAGLPVVSTDIPEVRVLADCLVGESHEDFIAKLETALCSPKPRAEVSDAIRHESWEAKVEELRRLIETSVISAE from the coding sequence ATGGTTAAGACAGGATCGGAAGCTCTTCGCGGCCGCGACATTCTGTGCTTTTCGCACGACTGGACGGGCGATCCGCTTTCAAAAACGCATCTGATGCGCGTGCTTGCAAAGGACAATCGTATCCTTTGGGTTAACGCAATTGCGAACCGAATGCCGACAGCTTCCTCGAAAGACGTTTCACGCATCTTTAAAAAGCTGAAAGGCTTTACCGAGCCGATACGTGAGGTCGAGCCGAACATATTCGTGCTGAATCCTTTTGCGATCCCCGCATACGGTAGCCGTTTGATCGTTGAATGGAATCGGCGGACCTTGATACGTCAGATCAAGAACGCAATGGCAAAGCTGCGAATGAATGACGTCGTCAACATGGTTTTCAATCCCGCTGCCGGGATGATCGCGAGGCATATCGGAGAAAAGGAGCTGATCTATTATTGCGTTGACGAATACACTGCGTTCACGGGCAGCGAAGCACTGAAAGATATCGAGGAAAAACTGTTTCGCGATGCTGATCTGGTCGTGGTTTCGGCGGAGAAGCTTTACAAGGACAAGAAAAAATTCAACCCGAACACGCATATCATTCGGCACGGAACAGATTGGCGGCATTTCAGGGCCGCGGTCGATGCAGCGATTGAAATACCGGCTGACGTTGCTCATCTGGCCCGGCCGATCATCGGTTTTCACGGGCTGCTGGCGGATTGGGTCGATTACGAGCTGATAAAGAGAACCGCGGAGCATTTTTCGGAAGGCTCGGTCGTGCTGGTTGGTAAGATCGCCGTCGATGCTGAGGAAAAGGTGAAAATACTTGACGGCGTGCCGAATGTCGCCTTCCTCGGCCGCAAGCCCTACGCAGAACTGCCGGCGTATTGCCGTTCGTTCGATGTGGCGATAAATCCGTTCGTAATAAACGATCTGACGCTTGCTGCAAATCCTCTAAAGGTGCGCGAATACCTCGCCGCAGGCTTGCCTGTGGTTTCCACCGATATTCCTGAGGTGCGCGTGCTTGCGGATTGTCTCGTCGGTGAATCTCACGAGGATTTCATCGCAAAGCTCGAAACCGCATTGTGTTCGCCCAAACCGCGTGCCGAGGTGAGCGACGCGATCCGCCATGAAAGCTGGGAGGCAAAAGTTGAAGAGCTTCGACGCCTTATTGAGACATCAGTGATAAGTGCCGAGTGA
- a CDS encoding glycosyltransferase: MKPRVLQFFGSFNQGGSERQAAALTEMLVREGRFDVRVAVLDGTGVLREGVGSLGVREIAEFPLASFYDANCVRQVRACTAFLKENNISIVHTHDFYSNVFGMAAASFARTPIRVASKRETGGMRSGTQKFVEGIAFGRADAIVANSMAVREHLTNEYGISEEKIELIYNGIGAARFVDSGDALAVRVSMDIPPNSKLVTLVANLRHEVKNVPMLLRAAAAVPRDDVHFAVAGEGDLETELQRLANDLGVGWRVHFLGRCDDVPRLLRASDVCVLTSTNEGFSNSILEYMAAGKPVVATDVGGAREAVIDGETGFLVASDDDRGLAEKLNVLLDDQQIANSFGERGRQKIAREFSLQIQLDRTIAVYERLRAVNGK, encoded by the coding sequence GTGAAACCGCGAGTCTTACAATTCTTCGGAAGCTTTAATCAGGGCGGCTCCGAACGCCAGGCCGCGGCATTGACCGAGATGCTGGTGCGTGAAGGGCGGTTTGATGTTCGTGTGGCTGTGCTGGACGGTACGGGAGTTTTGCGTGAGGGTGTTGGATCGCTCGGGGTCCGCGAGATCGCGGAGTTCCCGTTAGCTTCTTTCTACGATGCGAATTGTGTACGGCAGGTACGCGCGTGTACAGCGTTTCTCAAAGAGAACAATATTTCGATCGTCCACACACATGACTTCTATTCAAATGTATTTGGAATGGCCGCGGCATCTTTCGCTCGGACGCCAATAAGAGTGGCATCGAAACGTGAGACCGGCGGAATGCGGTCGGGAACTCAGAAGTTTGTAGAAGGCATCGCGTTTGGCAGGGCCGATGCGATCGTCGCCAATTCGATGGCCGTCCGAGAACATTTGACGAACGAATACGGCATCTCTGAAGAAAAGATCGAGCTTATCTATAACGGCATTGGCGCCGCACGCTTCGTTGATAGCGGCGATGCTCTCGCGGTTCGTGTTTCAATGGACATTCCTCCCAATTCCAAACTTGTCACGCTGGTCGCAAATTTGCGTCATGAGGTCAAGAATGTGCCGATGCTGTTGCGGGCAGCGGCGGCAGTTCCTCGAGATGATGTGCATTTCGCCGTTGCCGGCGAGGGCGATCTGGAAACTGAATTGCAAAGGCTGGCAAATGATCTCGGCGTCGGCTGGCGGGTTCATTTTTTGGGCAGATGCGACGATGTTCCCAGACTCTTGAGAGCATCAGATGTGTGCGTGCTCACGTCAACAAACGAAGGATTTTCAAATTCTATTCTCGAATATATGGCCGCCGGAAAACCGGTGGTGGCGACCGATGTCGGCGGTGCCCGCGAGGCTGTCATCGACGGTGAAACCGGATTCCTCGTAGCATCCGACGACGACAGAGGATTGGCGGAAAAACTTAACGTCCTGCTCGACGACCAACAGATCGCAAATTCGTTCGGAGAAAGAGGACGGCAAAAGATCGCGAGAGAGTTCTCATTACAGATCCAACTAGATCGGACAATTGCGGTGTATGAGCGGCTGCGTGCCGTAAATGGAAAATGA
- the asnB gene encoding asparagine synthase (glutamine-hydrolyzing) codes for MCGINGIAYSPASRRQVSEAKLIAMRERLHHRGPDAGGVLTAGNVGLGHRRLSIVDVAHGRQPMTYGDLTIVYNGEVYNHADERGDLIARGHVFSNRSDTETILHLYAEYGRDCVEHLRGMFAFAIWDKRKQELFLARDRFGVKPLYYVHDDDGSLYFASEIKSLLAVDAVKPQLNYNALPDQFANHGTSGDETLFRGVKRLLPGHTLLWKDGRIEIREYWDLKFEPKHEPMSDRDAVEMWREMFRRAVELRLMADVPLGMFLSGGIDSSAIAAMMSQMVSEPIKTFSVAFNERDANELEYARLVANKFKTDHHEITITPEQFFTELPKLVWHEDEPIGFIASVPLYFVSKLAQEHVKVVLTGEGSDETLAGYGRYAKTLQLLNYGQKYEAVTPSFFRDAVRGGVATLPGGFGRKLGRTFLSREADIENLFFDNFGVFPRKMQRDLFSRETLQRIGDEDPYILQRSWIEKTDADDILDKLLYADTKTYLHELLMKQDQMSMAASIESRVPFLDHKLVEFAARLPREMKLRGSTTKWILREAMKGILPDEILDRPKMGFPVPVGNWFRGEFKNFVDEYVLGDRAIARGIFNGEAVRRLVAEHNAGQNHDERIWALVNFEIWQRQFFDGEATK; via the coding sequence ATGTGCGGCATAAACGGCATCGCATATTCTCCCGCGTCCCGACGACAGGTTAGCGAGGCAAAGCTGATCGCAATGCGCGAGCGTTTGCATCACCGCGGACCTGACGCGGGAGGTGTATTGACCGCCGGTAATGTCGGTCTCGGCCATCGGCGGCTTTCGATCGTCGATGTAGCCCACGGCCGACAGCCGATGACATACGGCGATCTGACCATCGTTTACAACGGCGAGGTTTACAACCATGCTGACGAACGCGGCGATCTGATCGCCCGCGGCCACGTTTTCTCAAATCGCAGCGACACGGAAACGATCCTGCACCTTTACGCTGAATACGGCCGCGACTGCGTTGAGCATCTTCGCGGAATGTTCGCGTTCGCGATCTGGGACAAACGAAAGCAAGAGCTTTTTCTGGCACGCGACCGATTCGGAGTAAAGCCTCTTTATTACGTCCACGACGATGACGGTTCGCTTTATTTCGCTTCTGAGATCAAATCGCTGCTCGCCGTAGATGCGGTAAAGCCGCAATTGAACTACAACGCACTTCCGGACCAATTTGCGAACCATGGTACATCGGGCGATGAAACGCTTTTTCGCGGCGTAAAGCGCCTACTGCCGGGACACACTTTGCTGTGGAAAGACGGACGGATCGAGATTCGAGAGTATTGGGATCTCAAATTCGAACCCAAGCACGAGCCGATGTCTGACCGTGATGCGGTCGAGATGTGGCGCGAGATGTTTCGGCGTGCGGTCGAGCTTCGTCTGATGGCCGATGTGCCGCTGGGAATGTTCCTTTCCGGCGGGATCGACTCGTCGGCCATCGCTGCGATGATGTCGCAAATGGTTTCGGAGCCAATAAAAACATTCTCCGTCGCGTTCAACGAGCGCGATGCGAACGAACTCGAATATGCGCGGCTTGTCGCGAACAAGTTCAAAACCGATCATCACGAGATCACGATCACGCCGGAGCAATTCTTTACCGAGCTGCCGAAACTCGTTTGGCACGAGGACGAGCCGATCGGTTTTATCGCGAGTGTGCCGCTGTATTTTGTTTCAAAACTCGCACAGGAACATGTAAAGGTCGTTCTAACCGGCGAGGGCAGCGATGAAACGCTTGCCGGGTACGGGCGTTATGCAAAGACGCTGCAATTGCTGAATTACGGACAAAAGTATGAGGCGGTCACGCCATCATTCTTCAGAGATGCGGTTCGCGGCGGCGTGGCGACGCTGCCGGGCGGATTCGGCCGCAAACTCGGCAGAACATTCCTTAGTCGCGAAGCAGATATAGAGAACCTCTTTTTCGACAACTTCGGTGTGTTCCCGCGAAAGATGCAAAGAGATCTGTTCTCCCGCGAGACCCTCCAAAGGATCGGTGACGAAGATCCATACATTCTGCAAAGAAGCTGGATCGAAAAGACCGACGCAGACGATATTCTCGATAAGCTGCTTTATGCCGATACTAAAACCTATCTGCACGAGCTGCTGATGAAACAGGATCAGATGTCGATGGCGGCGTCGATCGAAAGCCGCGTTCCGTTTCTCGACCACAAACTTGTCGAATTTGCCGCGCGTCTGCCGCGAGAGATGAAGCTACGCGGTTCAACGACAAAATGGATACTTCGCGAGGCGATGAAGGGAATTCTGCCGGACGAAATATTGGATCGGCCGAAAATGGGCTTTCCGGTGCCGGTCGGGAATTGGTTCCGCGGTGAATTCAAGAATTTCGTTGATGAATACGTACTCGGTGACCGCGCGATCGCACGCGGCATTTTCAATGGCGAAGCGGTGCGGCGGCTTGTCGCTGAACACAACGCGGGCCAGAATCACGACGAACGCATTTGGGCCCTTGTAAATTTCGAGATCTGGCAGCGGCAGTTCTTTGATGGCGAGGCAACGAAATGA